GGCGGAGTGGCCGGAGGCGCGTCATGCGCGGCTCGCGCCCGCCGCAACTCGGAAAAGGCGGAAATAATAATGATCGAGCGAGGGCCCTTCGTGTCCTTCGCCAATTGCGGTCTTCCATACCACGTCGGAAACGTCATCCGCAAGGAGGACGACCTTCTGGTGGCCACGCCGGAGCTTTTCCGCAACCGCTTCGCCATTGAGGTCCGAACCCGGTGCGAGGCCGTCTCCATCGACCGGGAAAACAAGACGGTGGCCCTGAAGAATCTCGTGACGGGCGAGGAATACCGGGAATCCTACGATGTCCTGGTGCTTGCACCGGGCGCGTCGCCTTTCAGGCCTCCCATTCCCGGAATGGACCTTCCCGGAATCTTCACCCTTCGCAACATCCCGGACACACGCGCCATCCGCGAGTGGGTAAAGGCCAAGCACGTCAAAAGGGCACTTGTGGCCGGGGCTGGTTTCATCGGCATGGAAATGGCCGAAAACCTCATTCACAGGAAAATCGCGGTAACGGTGGTGGAGCTTGAAAAACACGCCCTTCCCGCCCTGGACCCGGAAATGTCCTCGCCCATCCAGGATGTTTTGGCCAAGTACCAGGCCGACCTTAGAACCGGCACCGGGGTATCCTCCATAAGCCAGGGGCCTTCGGGGCTTTTGGTCAAACTGTCCGACGGAGATGAAATTGAGACGGACATGGTCCTGATGTCGGTTGGAGTACGCCCGGAAACCGCTCTGGCCAGGGGCTGCGGCCTCGAAGTGGGAGTGACGGGCGGCATAAAGGTGGACGGCTTCATGCGCACCAACGATCCTTCCATCTACGCCGTTGGAGACGCAGTGGAGGTGAACGACCGCATAACCGGGCTTCCGAGGCTTCTGGCCATGGCGGGTCCCGCCAACCGCCAGGGCAGGCTCGCAGCGGACGTGATACTTAACGTAAACGACAGAAAGCCCTTTGCCGGCGTGATAGGAAGCGCGGTGTGCGGTGTTTTCGAGGTGACGGCGGCTATGACCGGCCACACGGAAAAATCCCTTGCCCGGTGCGCGGCCCAGGGTAAGGCCATACCCTACGATACGGTAACCTGCCATCCGCCCCACCATTCCACCTATTACCCAAACGCCGAACGCATGGCCTTAAAGCTCATTTTCGGAATCGGGGACGGAAAAATACTCGGGGCCCAGGCGGTTGGAGGCGGCGGGGTCGCCCGGCGCATCGACGTCATAGCCTCCTACATCGACCAAAACGGCACGGTTTACGATCTTGAGGACGCAGAGCTGTGTTACGCGCCGCCCTTCGGATCGGCCAAGGACCCCGTGAACATCGCGGGGATGATAGCGGCCAACGCCCTAAGGGGCTACTCGCCCATCGTCCACTGGACCGATCCCCTTCCGCCGAAAACCATACTGATAGACGTGCGCGACCCCGACGAAACGGTCAGGCAGGGTTATGCGGGCGGGGCACTGCTCATTCCCCTTGAAACCCTGCGTAAAACCTTTTCCGAGCTTCCCAAAGACAGGCAAATCTGGGTATACTGCCAGATCGGACAACGCGCCCATTACGCGGTAAGGCTCCTTAGGGAAAACGGCTACGACGCCAGAAACGTCACCGGCGGCTTCACCACCTATATTCACCATGAGCCGTTTTACGATCTTCCTTAAAGCCTCTTGCAAAAGCGATAACTTAAGCGTCACGCTTCAAATCCGGAATTTGAAGGAAATCAGCCACGGGGCGGGGCGGCTGTCCGAGCCCCCCCCATAAATCAAGGGGGGACTCCATGCTTCAAATGAGGGAGACGGGCTTCACCGCTCACAGCGAACTTGCCGCAGAGGAATCTTTTCCGCCATCGTGGCAAAGCATGGAAGAACTCTGCGCCACGGCTGACAGGTGGATAAAGGGGGTGAGGGAGCGGCGCAGGATTATAGCCCGAAAACGGGGCCGCCTTCTATCCATGGCCGACGCCTTTGACCGGGCCTTGCGGACAGAAGAGCTGGAACACCTGGATGAAGAGGATTTTCCCACAAGCAAGAAATGGAAAATGGTATCCGGCATCCACCTGCTGAACCTTTCGCTTTTTACCTATCACCGGATATTCTGGCTCCTTGAACCCCTAATAAGGGACCTTGCTGAAAA
The Deltaproteobacteria bacterium genome window above contains:
- a CDS encoding FAD-dependent oxidoreductase translates to MDSKKIVIVGGVAGGASCAARARRNSEKAEIIMIERGPFVSFANCGLPYHVGNVIRKEDDLLVATPELFRNRFAIEVRTRCEAVSIDRENKTVALKNLVTGEEYRESYDVLVLAPGASPFRPPIPGMDLPGIFTLRNIPDTRAIREWVKAKHVKRALVAGAGFIGMEMAENLIHRKIAVTVVELEKHALPALDPEMSSPIQDVLAKYQADLRTGTGVSSISQGPSGLLVKLSDGDEIETDMVLMSVGVRPETALARGCGLEVGVTGGIKVDGFMRTNDPSIYAVGDAVEVNDRITGLPRLLAMAGPANRQGRLAADVILNVNDRKPFAGVIGSAVCGVFEVTAAMTGHTEKSLARCAAQGKAIPYDTVTCHPPHHSTYYPNAERMALKLIFGIGDGKILGAQAVGGGGVARRIDVIASYIDQNGTVYDLEDAELCYAPPFGSAKDPVNIAGMIAANALRGYSPIVHWTDPLPPKTILIDVRDPDETVRQGYAGGALLIPLETLRKTFSELPKDRQIWVYCQIGQRAHYAVRLLRENGYDARNVTGGFTTYIHHEPFYDLP